One window of Ziziphus jujuba cultivar Dongzao chromosome 5, ASM3175591v1 genomic DNA carries:
- the LOC107421353 gene encoding serine/threonine-protein kinase CTR1 isoform X2: MPHRTTYFFPRQFPDRRFDESSKQLLADHEKKVSTATASTPTSTTTTTTPPTPTCKDTISNFQIESDRKPSKQFSVNSKSSAVSQLFTGHGKSHTKQHTQPQQVKPQQQQHFAAFCDWLAEKKAERSTTAAHVKPPRDEDRELLIPPPPESVPEVAPPESVVKDRSVDRNFDRQVSLPRVSSGSSYAGSLFSGTTLDGNLSIDVKDSYSKVSSFSTARHEEVEVEEEEEVDKNRGSLAQKTKESYYLRLALAKRLTSQAFLDHTEPLLMQVSGPESSNAEIVSYRLWVSGCLSYTDKISDGFYNILGMNPYVWVMCNDPEEGKRLPPLMSLKAIEPSETSMEVVLIDKRGDSRLKELQDKAQELYCAAENTLVLVEKLGKLVAIYMGGTFPVEQGDLHMRWKLVSKRLRHFQKCIVVPIGSLSMGLCRHRAILFKKLADYIGLPCRIARGCKYCAADHRSSCLVKIEDDRQSTREYVVDLVGEPGNVHGPDSSINGGFLSSMPSPLQSSHLKEFQEPYMDGASCCQSVNSKHTCLPTESPLFAGFGKETQKAEENTFSNNLKGVTNGPVYQATSGKESSPMPLEMKGNFENCVIQTPVMPSFHGNQAVKRSPRKKKSAKQPKLRVNLSSESDAEEVESEPDNGGNFSSVTIPRYLNLEPSLAMDWLEISWDELHIKERIGAGSFGTVHRAEWHGSDVAVKVLTVQDFHDDQLKEFLREVAIMKRVRHPNVVLFMGAVTKRPHLSIVTEYLPRGSLYRLIHRPASGEILDQRRRLRMALDVAKGINYLHRLNPPIVHWDLKSPNLLVDKNWTVKVCDFGLSRFKANTFISSKSVAGTFSRL; the protein is encoded by the exons ATGCCTCACAGAACCACTTACTTCTTTCCGAGGCAATTCCCGGATCGACGATTCGATGAATCTTCCAAACAGCTGTTGGCGGATCACGAGAAAAAGGTATCAACAGCGACCGCTAGCACACCCacttccaccaccaccaccaccaccccccCTACCCCTACATGCAAGGACACTATCAGTAACTTTCAAATCGAAAGCGACAGAAAGCCATCAAAACAGTTCTCTGTCAACAGCAAATCCTCAGCTGTATCGCAGCTCTTCACGGGTCATGGAAAATCACACACCAAACAGCACACACAGCCACAGCAAGTCAAACCGCAACAGCAACAACATTTCGCAGCCTTCTGCGATTGGTTGGCCGAGAAGAAAGCCGAACGTTCCACCACCGCGGCGCACGTGAAACCACCGCGCGATGAGGACCGTGAGCTTCTTATCCCACCACCTCCTGAGTCGGTTCCCGAAGTGGCACCGCCTGAGTCGGTGGTTAAGGATCGGAGTGTGGATAGGAATTTCGACCGGCAGGTTTCGTTGCCGAGAGTTTCCAGTGGGAGTAGCTATGCGGGAAGTTTGTTCTCTGGGACGACTCTAGATGGGAATCTGTCGATCGATGTTAAGGACAGTTATTCGAAAGTGTCGTCGTTTTCCACGGCGAGACATGAGGAAGTGGAGGTGGAGGAGGAAGAGGAGGTGGACAAGAATAGGGGGAGCTTGGCGCAGAAGACTAAGGAGAGTTATTATCTACGGCTTGCGTTGGCTAAAAGGCTCACTTCTCAAGCTTTTCTTGATCATACCGAGCCTCTTCTTATGCAAGTTTCTGGACCTGAGTCCTCTAACGCCGAAATCGTTTCTTATCGACTCTGG gtGAGTGGCTGCTTGTCTTACACTGACAAGATATCAGATGGTTTTTATAACATTTTGGGGATGAATCCATATGTGTGGGTGATGTGCAATGATCCGGAGGAAGGAAAACGCCTACCACCATTGATGTCACTTAAAGCAATCGAACCCAGTGAGACATCTATGGAAGTGGTCCTTATTGATAAGCGAGGAGACTCTCGTCTGAAGGAGCTTCAAGATAAGGCGCAAGAGCTGTATTGCGCTGCAGAGAATACGTTAGTGTTGGTGGAAAAACTAGGGAAACTTGTTGCCATCTATATGGG gGGCACTTTCCCTGTTGAACAAGGGGATCTTCACATGCGCTGGAAACTGGTAAGCAAAAGGTTGAGGCATTTTCAGAAATGTATTGTGGTCCCCATCGGCAGTCTTTCTATGGGGCTTTGCAGGCATCGCGCTATTCTTTTCAAG AAGTTGGCAGACTACATAGGCTTGCCTTGTCGGATAGCTCGCGGTTGCAAGTATTGTGCAGCTGATCATCGGTCTTCTTGTCTTGTCAAAATTGAAGATGACAGGCAATCCACAAG GGAATATGTAGTTGATTTAGTTGGAGAACCAGGAAATGTGCATGGTCCAGATTCCTCGATCAATGGAGGATTTCTTTCTTCAATGCCTTCACCATTACAAAGTTCTCATCTCAAAGAATTCCAAGAACCTTACATGGATGGTGCATCTTGTTGTCAAAGTGTAAACTCAAAACACACATGTCTTCCAACTGAAAGTCCCCTTTTTGCAG GCTTTGGGAAAGAAACCCAGAAGGCTGAGGAAAATACTTTTTCCAATAATCTAAAGGGTGTTACAAATGGTCCAGTTTATCAAGCCACATCTGGGAAGGAATCTTCTCCAATGCCTTTGGAGATGAAGGGGAATTTTGAGAATTGTGTCATCCAGACTCCGGTGATGCCTTCTTTCCATG GAAATCAAGCTGTAAAGAGGAgcccaaggaaaaaaaagagtGCCAAGCAACCGAAATTAAGAGTGAACTTATCCAGTGAATCAGATGCTGAGGAGGTTGAGAGTGAACCTGACAATGGAGGCAACTTTTCTTCTGTGACAATCCCCAGATACTTGAATCTTGAACCATCTCTTGCAATGGATTGGCTTGAGATCTCATGGGATGAGTTGCATATCAAGGAGCGTATTGGTGCTG GTTCATTTGGGACTGTGCATCGTGCTGAATGGCATGGATCG GATGTTGCTGTTAAGGTTCTTACGGTCCAGGATTTCCATGATGATCAGTTAAAGGAATTTTTGAGAGAG GTTGCAATAATGAAACGTGTACGCCATCCAAATGTAGTCCTTTTCATGGGTGCAGTTACAAAGCGTCCACATCTGTCAATAGTGACTGAATATCTGCCTAG GGGTAGTCTATATCGCCTTATACACAGGCCTGCTTCCGGTGAAATTTTGGATCAGAGGCGGCGATTACGCATGGCACTGGATGTG GCTAAGGGGATCAACTATCTCCATCGTTTAAACCCTCCTATAGTTCACTGGGATCTTAAATCTCCCAATTTGTTGGTTGATAAAAATTGGACAGTCAAG GTATGTGATTTTGGGCTGTCCAGATTTAAAGCAAACACCTTTATATCTTCCAAGTCTGTTGCTGGCACG ttcaGTCGTTTATGA
- the LOC107421353 gene encoding serine/threonine-protein kinase CTR1 isoform X1, translated as MPHRTTYFFPRQFPDRRFDESSKQLLADHEKKVSTATASTPTSTTTTTTPPTPTCKDTISNFQIESDRKPSKQFSVNSKSSAVSQLFTGHGKSHTKQHTQPQQVKPQQQQHFAAFCDWLAEKKAERSTTAAHVKPPRDEDRELLIPPPPESVPEVAPPESVVKDRSVDRNFDRQVSLPRVSSGSSYAGSLFSGTTLDGNLSIDVKDSYSKVSSFSTARHEEVEVEEEEEVDKNRGSLAQKTKESYYLRLALAKRLTSQAFLDHTEPLLMQVSGPESSNAEIVSYRLWVSGCLSYTDKISDGFYNILGMNPYVWVMCNDPEEGKRLPPLMSLKAIEPSETSMEVVLIDKRGDSRLKELQDKAQELYCAAENTLVLVEKLGKLVAIYMGGTFPVEQGDLHMRWKLVSKRLRHFQKCIVVPIGSLSMGLCRHRAILFKKLADYIGLPCRIARGCKYCAADHRSSCLVKIEDDRQSTREYVVDLVGEPGNVHGPDSSINGGFLSSMPSPLQSSHLKEFQEPYMDGASCCQSVNSKHTCLPTESPLFAGFGKETQKAEENTFSNNLKGVTNGPVYQATSGKESSPMPLEMKGNFENCVIQTPVMPSFHGNQAVKRSPRKKKSAKQPKLRVNLSSESDAEEVESEPDNGGNFSSVTIPRYLNLEPSLAMDWLEISWDELHIKERIGAGSFGTVHRAEWHGSDVAVKVLTVQDFHDDQLKEFLREVAIMKRVRHPNVVLFMGAVTKRPHLSIVTEYLPRGSLYRLIHRPASGEILDQRRRLRMALDVAKGINYLHRLNPPIVHWDLKSPNLLVDKNWTVKVCDFGLSRFKANTFISSKSVAGTPEWMAPEFLRGEPSNEKSDVYSFGVILWELVTLQQPWSGLSPAQVVGAVAFQNRRLAIPPNASPVLVSLMESCWADDPAQRPAFSSIVESLKKLLKSPVQLIQMEGT; from the exons ATGCCTCACAGAACCACTTACTTCTTTCCGAGGCAATTCCCGGATCGACGATTCGATGAATCTTCCAAACAGCTGTTGGCGGATCACGAGAAAAAGGTATCAACAGCGACCGCTAGCACACCCacttccaccaccaccaccaccaccccccCTACCCCTACATGCAAGGACACTATCAGTAACTTTCAAATCGAAAGCGACAGAAAGCCATCAAAACAGTTCTCTGTCAACAGCAAATCCTCAGCTGTATCGCAGCTCTTCACGGGTCATGGAAAATCACACACCAAACAGCACACACAGCCACAGCAAGTCAAACCGCAACAGCAACAACATTTCGCAGCCTTCTGCGATTGGTTGGCCGAGAAGAAAGCCGAACGTTCCACCACCGCGGCGCACGTGAAACCACCGCGCGATGAGGACCGTGAGCTTCTTATCCCACCACCTCCTGAGTCGGTTCCCGAAGTGGCACCGCCTGAGTCGGTGGTTAAGGATCGGAGTGTGGATAGGAATTTCGACCGGCAGGTTTCGTTGCCGAGAGTTTCCAGTGGGAGTAGCTATGCGGGAAGTTTGTTCTCTGGGACGACTCTAGATGGGAATCTGTCGATCGATGTTAAGGACAGTTATTCGAAAGTGTCGTCGTTTTCCACGGCGAGACATGAGGAAGTGGAGGTGGAGGAGGAAGAGGAGGTGGACAAGAATAGGGGGAGCTTGGCGCAGAAGACTAAGGAGAGTTATTATCTACGGCTTGCGTTGGCTAAAAGGCTCACTTCTCAAGCTTTTCTTGATCATACCGAGCCTCTTCTTATGCAAGTTTCTGGACCTGAGTCCTCTAACGCCGAAATCGTTTCTTATCGACTCTGG gtGAGTGGCTGCTTGTCTTACACTGACAAGATATCAGATGGTTTTTATAACATTTTGGGGATGAATCCATATGTGTGGGTGATGTGCAATGATCCGGAGGAAGGAAAACGCCTACCACCATTGATGTCACTTAAAGCAATCGAACCCAGTGAGACATCTATGGAAGTGGTCCTTATTGATAAGCGAGGAGACTCTCGTCTGAAGGAGCTTCAAGATAAGGCGCAAGAGCTGTATTGCGCTGCAGAGAATACGTTAGTGTTGGTGGAAAAACTAGGGAAACTTGTTGCCATCTATATGGG gGGCACTTTCCCTGTTGAACAAGGGGATCTTCACATGCGCTGGAAACTGGTAAGCAAAAGGTTGAGGCATTTTCAGAAATGTATTGTGGTCCCCATCGGCAGTCTTTCTATGGGGCTTTGCAGGCATCGCGCTATTCTTTTCAAG AAGTTGGCAGACTACATAGGCTTGCCTTGTCGGATAGCTCGCGGTTGCAAGTATTGTGCAGCTGATCATCGGTCTTCTTGTCTTGTCAAAATTGAAGATGACAGGCAATCCACAAG GGAATATGTAGTTGATTTAGTTGGAGAACCAGGAAATGTGCATGGTCCAGATTCCTCGATCAATGGAGGATTTCTTTCTTCAATGCCTTCACCATTACAAAGTTCTCATCTCAAAGAATTCCAAGAACCTTACATGGATGGTGCATCTTGTTGTCAAAGTGTAAACTCAAAACACACATGTCTTCCAACTGAAAGTCCCCTTTTTGCAG GCTTTGGGAAAGAAACCCAGAAGGCTGAGGAAAATACTTTTTCCAATAATCTAAAGGGTGTTACAAATGGTCCAGTTTATCAAGCCACATCTGGGAAGGAATCTTCTCCAATGCCTTTGGAGATGAAGGGGAATTTTGAGAATTGTGTCATCCAGACTCCGGTGATGCCTTCTTTCCATG GAAATCAAGCTGTAAAGAGGAgcccaaggaaaaaaaagagtGCCAAGCAACCGAAATTAAGAGTGAACTTATCCAGTGAATCAGATGCTGAGGAGGTTGAGAGTGAACCTGACAATGGAGGCAACTTTTCTTCTGTGACAATCCCCAGATACTTGAATCTTGAACCATCTCTTGCAATGGATTGGCTTGAGATCTCATGGGATGAGTTGCATATCAAGGAGCGTATTGGTGCTG GTTCATTTGGGACTGTGCATCGTGCTGAATGGCATGGATCG GATGTTGCTGTTAAGGTTCTTACGGTCCAGGATTTCCATGATGATCAGTTAAAGGAATTTTTGAGAGAG GTTGCAATAATGAAACGTGTACGCCATCCAAATGTAGTCCTTTTCATGGGTGCAGTTACAAAGCGTCCACATCTGTCAATAGTGACTGAATATCTGCCTAG GGGTAGTCTATATCGCCTTATACACAGGCCTGCTTCCGGTGAAATTTTGGATCAGAGGCGGCGATTACGCATGGCACTGGATGTG GCTAAGGGGATCAACTATCTCCATCGTTTAAACCCTCCTATAGTTCACTGGGATCTTAAATCTCCCAATTTGTTGGTTGATAAAAATTGGACAGTCAAG GTATGTGATTTTGGGCTGTCCAGATTTAAAGCAAACACCTTTATATCTTCCAAGTCTGTTGCTGGCACG CCTGAGTGGATGGCGCCAGAATTTCTTCGTGGAGAGCCCTCAAATGAGAAGTCTGATGTTTACAGTTTTGGAGTGATCCTTTGGGAACTTGTAACCTTGCAACAACCTTGGAGTGGACTAAGCCCTGCACAG GTTGTTGGAGCTGTTGCATTCCAAAATCGGAGGCTCGCAATCCCACCAAATGCGTCTCCAGTGTTGGTTTCCCTGATGGAATCTTGCTGGGCTGA CGATCCCGCTCAGCGGCCAGCTTTTAGTAGTATAGTTGAATCGTTAAAGAAGTTGCTGAAGTCTCCAGTGCAACTGATACAGATGGAGGGGACGTAA